In the genome of Bacteroidales bacterium, the window TGATAGCGTTCAAAAATCTGGTGGTCGGTGTAGTAGGAGAGCTTGAGATCATAATCTGTAAACCCTTCGTGGAGCGTTTTTGACAGGGTCTGGTACTGCAGTTCCGGGTCTGTTTCCTCAAAGATGGCCCGCAATCGCTCCAGCTGCTTCTCATTATCGGAAAGGAGGTAGCTGCTGATCCCTGAGGCCGTCTGCTCTTTCATGGTGGAAGCCAGCAGATCGAAGTTTTTGTTAAATGCCGGTTGAGGAGCCGTATTAAAACGCCAGGAGCGTTCTTCATCCTGATTCAGGTGAACCCCGAAAACCACCTGGCTGAAGCGCTTCATCTGCTCGCCGATTCTGGTTCCGGGAATCAGGAAAAGTTCCTTGTGGATCGGTTTTTCCTCCTCTGTGTGAAAGTCGGTTTTGTCGTACAGGGACTGTACCTGCCCGGTGATGAGTCCGGGGTTATCCAGCCAGAGGATGGTCCCCGAGGGGATATAGTCCAGAAAAGAGATCCGCTCAGTGCCCAACTCGTGTTCCCACTGGATATTGGGAATGATATTCACCTTTTTTACCGTTTCAAGCGAACGTTGGGTGTCGGTATCGAAGGTCCGGATGGAGTCCACCTCCTCATCGAAAAAGTCGATGCGGCAGGGATGGGATGATGCGTAGGAAAACACGTCCACGATCCCTCCCCGGATGGAATACTGTCCGGGTTCGTACACAAAATCGACCAGTTGGAAGTCATAGGTCCGCAGAATTTCCTCCAGGAATTCCCGGTCAATTTTCTCCCCCTTTTTTAGTTCGAGGGTGGTTTCCCCCAGTTGTTTTTTGGTCACCACCGATTCCACCAGCGCCTCTGCATAAGTAATAATGAAGCTGGCCACCCTTCGCTCCGAGAGTCTTCGCAGGGTTTGTGTCCGGGTGATAATGTTGGCTTCATCGGTCTGCTGATACTGAACAGAGCGCCTGTAGGAGGAAGGGAAAAAGAGAGTTCGGTCGGGGCTTCCTTCCAGTGTCACCAGGTCGGTATAGAAAAATGCAGCTTCCTCCTTGTCGTTGAAGATGACCAGGTGGGAGCCTTTCAGTTCGTTCAGGCAAGCCTGTATCAGTGCCGAGCGTGCCGACCCCGCCAGTCCTTCCAGGTACTGAACCGGTAGCTTCTCCTCTTTGAGCGACGCACTGAGTTCAGTGAAAAGCGGATGCTTTGAATAAGGATTGCGGATCATAATTTAAAACAGCGCAAACTTACTTATTTTCCGCTTAGGTAGGAGGGCTGCGATCCATCCAGGAAATCCTCCCGCACGGGGCTGAACACATCCAGGACTGTGCCAGCTTCCAGACACAGCGCACCGTGGACCAGGTTGGGAGCAATATAGAGGCCATCCCCTGCCTCAATCACCTGCTTTTCTCCATCGATGAAAAATTCAAATTTCCCGCTGTGGCAAAAGGTGGTCTGGGTGTGAAAGTGGGCATGCTGCGCTGCGACGGCTCCCTTTTCAAACCGGACCTTAACCATCATGATCTGATTGTCCCATCCCAGAATCTGCCGGGAAAGTCCGGGCCCGAGTGGTTCCCACTCCCCGCTCCGGCCCGGGATCATAGTTTTACTGGCTCTGTTCATTCCATTCATTTTAGTTTACAGGAGTAAAAGTAAGGATAATACTGGATGAGACCTGCTTTTCTCCACGGGATCCCGAGGGATTAAAACAAACCCTTGCTTCTGGTATTTTCCGTAAAATCATCCGATCGTTCAATCCGCTTATTCTTCCGTCCGGAAGAGAAGGTGTATTTGAATTTTATCCATATGGGAATCAGAGACATTTGAATATTGCCTTCGGAATATTCGCTGTAAGCTCTCATGCTGGTCTCAGAGCCCTGGAAGGTAAATGTTTTACGGAAGGGGACAGCACTGCTCAGCCCTATTATGTACTTGTCTTTAAACGTTTTTTCAAGTGAAATAAAATAGAGCATATCATCAAAGGAGTTCCCCTGGATGCTGACCCTGGCACTATTATATTTAAACATGGTACTTAAAACAAAATCTTTCCGGAAGAGGGCAGAGAGGGAGAATCCTGACTCCAGCACCATTTTTTTCTGATCCTCTATACCATGCTCACGGGCCAATTGGTTTCCCCTGGAAAATGCCGCATAGACTTTCATAAACGGATTGAAGGAAACATTTTTCAAGGGCTTCAGACTCCCCAGGAATTTAATTCCGGCCTGGTCAATGCGGCCCAGATTTTGCATGCTGTACCTGGTATGTGTCTCATTTGAAACCCTCGCCAGGTATTCCATTCGATTCTCTGAGCGACTATAAAAGCTGGCCATGGAGAGGTAATTGTTGTTTAACAGGATGGAGTAATCCAGGGAAAGCTCCTGGTATGTTTCCGGTGCCAGTTCAGGGTTTCCCTGCATTGAACTGTAGGGATCAAGGACTTTGATATTTGAATTCAGTTACGTAATGGAGGGTCTTTCCAGAGTTTTTTGATACGATATCCCCAGAGTGCTTTTAGTGGTCAACTCAAATTTGGCAGAAAAGCGGGGCAAGAGGCCCAGGTGCTGTATGGATTGTGAATCCGGAAGATCCTGAACGGCATGTTCTGTCCTTAGTCCTCCATTCAGGTGAATTTTTTCCCTGTTCCAGGCCAGGGAAGCATATCCTGCCGAGATCAGTTCGCGGAATTGAAAGGTATTCCAGTCCGCATCGCTCATCTCCTGACTCATCTCCCTGATTCATGCTTTTAGCATCAGTCCCTCGGTCAGGGCTAACTGAAGATTTATTCGTGTGCTGAATGAACGATGTATGGGATGGGAATTGCTCCATAGTGTTTCCCCGTTTTCCTCACCCAGAAAGCTGTTATTTTCTCCCCTGTAATGGTAATAGTTCAAATCCACCGAAAAATCGCTGTCCGGTTTGCGAAACAGGTGCTTGTAATAGGCGGTCCCGTAGGCCGTCAGGTTCCGGTCTCTGTCATCCTGCCTGGCGGTCCAGCTGTTCATCAGGGATTCTCCCTGGTACTCCATCAAACTTACGGATCCGTCAAACTCACTGGAGTAGGGATTCAGGAATCCGTATACAGATATCTTATTCCGTTTGTCCTGAAGAATGTCCAGGCCATAGTG includes:
- a CDS encoding cupin domain-containing protein; its protein translation is MNRASKTMIPGRSGEWEPLGPGLSRQILGWDNQIMMVKVRFEKGAVAAQHAHFHTQTTFCHSGKFEFFIDGEKQVIEAGDGLYIAPNLVHGALCLEAGTVLDVFSPVREDFLDGSQPSYLSGK